One segment of Solanum stenotomum isolate F172 chromosome 1, ASM1918654v1, whole genome shotgun sequence DNA contains the following:
- the LOC125861583 gene encoding pentatricopeptide repeat-containing protein At2g21090 isoform X2 — protein sequence MPTSYLPSKALTLRTNKKLNNSCLVQKILNLSSQGYLKQAFNYLNILNRKGVRLDSKTLASIIQQCANSRSREEGKWIHLHLKTTGWKHPTTFLANHLINMYSRCGDHMEARKVFDKMTTRNLYSWNNMLSGYTKLGLIKAAKRLFDQMPEKDVVSWNTMVIGHAQVGYFNEALKLYREFRRLSIGFNEYSFAGVITACVKSRDFSLTGQVHCQVFIAGFLSNIVLSSSIVDAYAKCGKMSDARRLFDAMRVRDILAWTTLVSGYSKCGDMLSARELFEAMPEKNPVSWTALVAGYSHSGMSIQALELFAKMMKLQVQPDQFTFSSCLSACVGIASLKHGKQIHAFLVNAGFRPNTIVLSSLIDMYSKCGSLEVARRVFDTAYNKHDTVLWNTMLSALAQHGMGEEAIEMFFKMVKFGVKPNRITFVVLLNACSHSGLVQEGLSFFETMPSSYDVLPDQEHFACIIDLLGRAGHFSEVLAQIKKMPCEPDDHIWNALLGVCRIHGNVELGRMAAELLIELDPQSPAAYLLLSSIYGVLGMWENVEKVRQLMNERHVRKEEAVSWLEIEHKMLPYFGCNKLNTLERDGRSILQLLADKTNADDLVHDSKR from the exons ATGCCCACTTCATATTTACCTTCCAAAGCTCTCACTCTTCGTACAAACAAGAAGCTCAATAATTCATGCTTAGTACAAAAGATTCTCAATCTCTCTTCGCAAGGCTATCTTAAACAAGCCTTCAATTACCTTAACATCCTAAACCGTAAAGGCGTTCGCTTAGACAGTAAAACTCTTGCTTCTATCATTCAACAATGTGCCAATTCCAGGTCACGTGAAGAAGGAAAATGGATCCATTTGCATCTCAAAACTACTGGGTGGAAACACCCCACTACATTTCTAGCCAACCATTTAATTAATATGTATAGTAGATGTGGTGATCATATGGAAGCACGTAAGGTGTTCGATAAAATGACTACGAGAAATTTGTATTCATGGAATAATATGCTTTCTGGGTATACAAAGTTAGGCCTGATTAAGGCTGCTAAAAGGTTATTTGACCAAATGCCGGAGAAAGACGTCGTTTCTTGGAATACTATGGTGATTGGCCATGCTCAGGTTGGCTACTTCAACGAGGCTCTCAAGTTGTATAGGGAATTTAGGAGGTTAAGTATTGGGTTCAATGAATATAGCTTTGCTGGGGTGATCACTGCATGTGTTAAGTCCAGGGATTTTTCTCTCACAGGGCAGGTTCATTGTCAAGTATTCATAGCTGGGTTTTTATCCAATATAGTTCTTTCTAGTTCAATTGTTGATGCTTATGCAAAATGTGGGAAGATGAGCGATGCTAGGAGGTTGTTTGATGCAATGCGAGTAAGAGACATTCTTGCCTGGACCACCTTGGTTTCAGGTTATTCAAAGTGCGGCGATATGCTGTCAGCCAGGGAGCTTTTTGAAGCAATGCCTGAGAAGAATCCTGTTTCTTGGACAGCTTTGGTTGCTGGTTATTCCCACAGTGGCATGAGCATTCAGGCCCTTGAGTTATTTGCAAAGATGATGAAGCTTCAGGTCCAACCTGATCAGTTTACATTTAGTAGTTGCCTATCTGCTTGTGTTGGTATAGCATCACTCAAGCACGGTAAGCAAATACATGCATTTCTGGTGAATGCTGGTTTTAGACCTAATACAATTGTTTTGAGTTCACTCATTGATATGTATTCAAAATGTGGAAGTTTAGAAGTTGCAAGGAGGGTATTTGATACGGCATATAACAAGCATGATACAGTATTATGGAATACTATGTTGTCTGCATTAGCACAACATGGCATGGGTGAAGAGGCGATTGAAATGTTCTTTAAGATGGTGAAGTTTGGAGTGAAACCAAACCGTATCACCTTTGTTGTCCTTCTCAATGCTTGTAGTCATTCTGGGTTAGTGCAAGAAGGGCTTTCCTTTTTCGAGACAATGCCCTCTAGTTATGATGTTCTTCCTGATCAAGAACATTTTGCATGCATAATTGACCTCTTGGGTAGGGCAGGACATTTTAGTGAAGTGCTAGCTCAGATAAAGAAGATGCCTTGTGAACCTGATGATCATATTTGGAATGCCTTACTTGGTGTTTGTAGGATTCATGGAAATGTGGAGTTGGGTAGAATGGCTGCAGAACTGCTAATAGAGCTGGACCCACAGTCTCCTGCCGCATATTTGCTGTTGTCAAGTATTTATGGTGTACTTGGGATGTGGGAAAATGTAGAGAAAGTGAGACAGCTTATGAATGAGAGACATGTTAGGAAAGAGGAGGCTGTTAGTTGGTTAGAGATTGAACATAAAATGCTCCCGTATTTTGGGTGCAATAAGTTGAATACTCTGGAGAGAGATGGACGCTCTATTTTGCAACTGCTAGCTGATAAGACAAATGCTGATGATCTAGTACATGATAGTAAAAG GTAG
- the LOC125861583 gene encoding pentatricopeptide repeat-containing protein At2g21090 isoform X1 gives MPTSYLPSKALTLRTNKKLNNSCLVQKILNLSSQGYLKQAFNYLNILNRKGVRLDSKTLASIIQQCANSRSREEGKWIHLHLKTTGWKHPTTFLANHLINMYSRCGDHMEARKVFDKMTTRNLYSWNNMLSGYTKLGLIKAAKRLFDQMPEKDVVSWNTMVIGHAQVGYFNEALKLYREFRRLSIGFNEYSFAGVITACVKSRDFSLTGQVHCQVFIAGFLSNIVLSSSIVDAYAKCGKMSDARRLFDAMRVRDILAWTTLVSGYSKCGDMLSARELFEAMPEKNPVSWTALVAGYSHSGMSIQALELFAKMMKLQVQPDQFTFSSCLSACVGIASLKHGKQIHAFLVNAGFRPNTIVLSSLIDMYSKCGSLEVARRVFDTAYNKHDTVLWNTMLSALAQHGMGEEAIEMFFKMVKFGVKPNRITFVVLLNACSHSGLVQEGLSFFETMPSSYDVLPDQEHFACIIDLLGRAGHFSEVLAQIKKMPCEPDDHIWNALLGVCRIHGNVELGRMAAELLIELDPQSPAAYLLLSSIYGVLGMWENVEKVRQLMNERHVRKEEAVSWLEIEHKMLPYFGCNKLNTLERDGRSILQLLADKTNADDLVHDSKSSSLSNPVS, from the coding sequence ATGCCCACTTCATATTTACCTTCCAAAGCTCTCACTCTTCGTACAAACAAGAAGCTCAATAATTCATGCTTAGTACAAAAGATTCTCAATCTCTCTTCGCAAGGCTATCTTAAACAAGCCTTCAATTACCTTAACATCCTAAACCGTAAAGGCGTTCGCTTAGACAGTAAAACTCTTGCTTCTATCATTCAACAATGTGCCAATTCCAGGTCACGTGAAGAAGGAAAATGGATCCATTTGCATCTCAAAACTACTGGGTGGAAACACCCCACTACATTTCTAGCCAACCATTTAATTAATATGTATAGTAGATGTGGTGATCATATGGAAGCACGTAAGGTGTTCGATAAAATGACTACGAGAAATTTGTATTCATGGAATAATATGCTTTCTGGGTATACAAAGTTAGGCCTGATTAAGGCTGCTAAAAGGTTATTTGACCAAATGCCGGAGAAAGACGTCGTTTCTTGGAATACTATGGTGATTGGCCATGCTCAGGTTGGCTACTTCAACGAGGCTCTCAAGTTGTATAGGGAATTTAGGAGGTTAAGTATTGGGTTCAATGAATATAGCTTTGCTGGGGTGATCACTGCATGTGTTAAGTCCAGGGATTTTTCTCTCACAGGGCAGGTTCATTGTCAAGTATTCATAGCTGGGTTTTTATCCAATATAGTTCTTTCTAGTTCAATTGTTGATGCTTATGCAAAATGTGGGAAGATGAGCGATGCTAGGAGGTTGTTTGATGCAATGCGAGTAAGAGACATTCTTGCCTGGACCACCTTGGTTTCAGGTTATTCAAAGTGCGGCGATATGCTGTCAGCCAGGGAGCTTTTTGAAGCAATGCCTGAGAAGAATCCTGTTTCTTGGACAGCTTTGGTTGCTGGTTATTCCCACAGTGGCATGAGCATTCAGGCCCTTGAGTTATTTGCAAAGATGATGAAGCTTCAGGTCCAACCTGATCAGTTTACATTTAGTAGTTGCCTATCTGCTTGTGTTGGTATAGCATCACTCAAGCACGGTAAGCAAATACATGCATTTCTGGTGAATGCTGGTTTTAGACCTAATACAATTGTTTTGAGTTCACTCATTGATATGTATTCAAAATGTGGAAGTTTAGAAGTTGCAAGGAGGGTATTTGATACGGCATATAACAAGCATGATACAGTATTATGGAATACTATGTTGTCTGCATTAGCACAACATGGCATGGGTGAAGAGGCGATTGAAATGTTCTTTAAGATGGTGAAGTTTGGAGTGAAACCAAACCGTATCACCTTTGTTGTCCTTCTCAATGCTTGTAGTCATTCTGGGTTAGTGCAAGAAGGGCTTTCCTTTTTCGAGACAATGCCCTCTAGTTATGATGTTCTTCCTGATCAAGAACATTTTGCATGCATAATTGACCTCTTGGGTAGGGCAGGACATTTTAGTGAAGTGCTAGCTCAGATAAAGAAGATGCCTTGTGAACCTGATGATCATATTTGGAATGCCTTACTTGGTGTTTGTAGGATTCATGGAAATGTGGAGTTGGGTAGAATGGCTGCAGAACTGCTAATAGAGCTGGACCCACAGTCTCCTGCCGCATATTTGCTGTTGTCAAGTATTTATGGTGTACTTGGGATGTGGGAAAATGTAGAGAAAGTGAGACAGCTTATGAATGAGAGACATGTTAGGAAAGAGGAGGCTGTTAGTTGGTTAGAGATTGAACATAAAATGCTCCCGTATTTTGGGTGCAATAAGTTGAATACTCTGGAGAGAGATGGACGCTCTATTTTGCAACTGCTAGCTGATAAGACAAATGCTGATGATCTAGTACATGATAGTAAAAG